In the genome of Ureibacillus sp. FSL W7-1570, the window GAAGAAATATAAACAAAATCCATTTCATCCAGACAATTGGATGTACGACGAAGAAAGTGATACCTACATTTGTCCAAATCAGCAGCGAGTAACCTTCCGTTATCGTTCTGTACGTACAGATAAGACTGGTTTCAAACGAGAATTGAAAATCTATGAATGTGAAAACTGTTCAGGATGTCCATTTCGTTCATCATGCACAAAAGCAAAGGAAGGCAATCACCGAAAGGTCATGGTGAATGAAAAATGGGAACAACAAAAAGAATATGTAAGAGCGAAGCTTTCAGAAGAAAAAGCTGGTTCTATTTTCCGTCAACGTAAAATAGACGTAGAACCAGTTTTTGGATTCTTGAAGGCTAATTTGCGTTTCACTCGATTTTCCGTTCGAGGAAAATCGAAAGTGGAAAATGAAATGGGCATTGCCTTAATGGCCGTGAATTTACGAAAATACACGGCCAACAAAGATCAACTAACCAAAAATAATGGGGATAAATGGAAAAAGGAGAATTTGAGCCAACTCAAATTCTCCTTTTTCCTATCTAGAAGCTAGTTTTGTCCCAGCCCCTTTTTTTGCTTCATTGGTATTTGGCTTGGGCGGACTGCCCTATGATTGACAAATTCTTGAAAATGTTGTCTTGTTAAAGGAATTTTACTTGACACGTATATTCAAAATCGATATGATACAATAGAAAAACTATGATTGGAGAGACATTCGATGTTACTTGAAAAAACGACGCGGATGAATTTTCTCTTCGACTTTTATCAAGCCTTGTTAACGGATAAACAGCGCGCATACATGGAGCTTTATTATTTGGATGATCTTTCCTTGGGGGAAATTGCAGAAAGTTACAAAGTCTCACGACAAGCTGTATACGATAACATCCGCCGCACGGAGGCAATGCTTGAAGAATATGAAGATAAACTGAAATTATTCGAAAAGTTTCAAAAGCGTCAGGAAACGATTGAAAAGCTGGTTGCCGCAATACAAGAGAAAGCGCCTGTGGAAGAACAATTACAATTAATCGATCAATTAAAAGAAACGGATTAGGAGGCGAAAAGTTTGGCATTTGAAGGATTATCAGAGCGACTCCAAAGCACAATCCAGAAAATCAAAGGCAAAGGAAAAGTGACCGAAGCGGACGTAAAACAGATGATGCGGGAAGTGCGTCTCGCTTTGATCGAAGCCGACGTCAACTTAAAAGTGGTGAAAGACTTCGTCAAACGGGTTAGCGAGCGGGCAGTCGGCTCAGAAGTGATGAAAAGTTTAACACCCGGCCAACAAGTCATCAAGATTGTAAAAGATGAATTGACGGAATTGATGGGTGGGGAACATAGTCAAATCAAATTTAATCCAAAGCCTCCAACGGTCATTATGATGGTCGGCTTGCAAGGTGCAGGTAAAACGACGACGACTGGGAAATTGGCGAATCTTTTAAGAAAAAAATATAATCGGAAACCGCTTCTTGTTGCTGCTGACGTTTATCGTCCAGCCGCCATCCAACAATTGGAAACCTTAGGGAAACAGCTTTCCATTCCGGTGTTTTCCCTTGGGGCGGATGTTTCACCTGTAAAGATTGCGGAAGAAGCCATCGAACACGCGAAAAAAGAACATTTTGACGTGGTCATTATCGATACAGCGGGTCGATTACATATCGATGAAGAATTGATGGAAGAATTGAAAAATATCCGCGCAATCAAAGAACCGGATGAAGTATTTTTGGTTGTTGATGCGATGACCGGTCAAGATGCGGTGAATGTTGCGCAAAGCTTCAATGAAACAATCGGAATCACGGGCGTCATTTTGACAAAATTGGACGGCGATACCCGCGGTGGTGCGGCGCTTTCCATCCGTGCCGTGACTGAGAAGCCGATCAAATTCGTCGGTATGGGCGAAAAAATGGACGCTTTGGAACCATTCCACCCGGAACGGATGGCATCCAGAATTTTGGGAATGGGTGACGTCCTGTCATTGATTGAAAAAGCCCAGGCCAATGTGGATATGGAGAAAGCGAAAGAGCTGGAGGAAAAATTCAAAACCCAAACCTTCACCTTTGATGATTTTGTGGAACAACTCAAAGCTGTCCGGAAGATGGGACCATTGGAAGATTTGTTCAAAATGCTTCCGGGATTCAATAAAATTAAAGGTTTAAACAATATT includes:
- a CDS encoding putative DNA-binding protein, giving the protein MLLEKTTRMNFLFDFYQALLTDKQRAYMELYYLDDLSLGEIAESYKVSRQAVYDNIRRTEAMLEEYEDKLKLFEKFQKRQETIEKLVAAIQEKAPVEEQLQLIDQLKETD
- the ffh gene encoding signal recognition particle protein, with amino-acid sequence MAFEGLSERLQSTIQKIKGKGKVTEADVKQMMREVRLALIEADVNLKVVKDFVKRVSERAVGSEVMKSLTPGQQVIKIVKDELTELMGGEHSQIKFNPKPPTVIMMVGLQGAGKTTTTGKLANLLRKKYNRKPLLVAADVYRPAAIQQLETLGKQLSIPVFSLGADVSPVKIAEEAIEHAKKEHFDVVIIDTAGRLHIDEELMEELKNIRAIKEPDEVFLVVDAMTGQDAVNVAQSFNETIGITGVILTKLDGDTRGGAALSIRAVTEKPIKFVGMGEKMDALEPFHPERMASRILGMGDVLSLIEKAQANVDMEKAKELEEKFKTQTFTFDDFVEQLKAVRKMGPLEDLFKMLPGFNKIKGLNNIQIDEKQIDRLEAIVYSMTPQEREHPEIINASRKKRIAKGSGTSIQDVNRLLKQFEDMKKMMKQMTGMAQGKGKKKMKIPGLDSFFKF